The sequence GTCGTAGATCGACACGTAGTCGATGTCGGCGTGTGAGACGCCGGCCTCGGCAAAGGCGCGTGGGCCGGACCACACTGCGCCCGTGTGGGTGAGATCGATGCCTCCGAGTTCGGTGTGCTTCGTGGCCTCACCGGCGCCGAGCACCTTGACCGTCCTGCGCGACAGGCCGGCCGCGACTTCTGGCGATACCACGACCAGCGCGCCGCCTCCGTCGGTGACGACGCAGCAATCCATGCGGCGCAGTGGATCCGCAACGAGGGGGGAACCGAGCACCTCCTCGATGGTGACCGGCTTCTGCAGGAAAGCCGACGGATTGTGTTGGGCGTGCGAGGCGGCGGCCACCTTGACTTCGGCCAGCTGCGCTGCCGTAGTGCCGAACTCGTGCATGTGTCTGCGGGCGGCGAGCGCGTAGGACGAGGGATTGCTGTGCCCGTACGGTGCCTCGAACGGGTGCGCCGGCCCCGCTGACGGGGGTGTCCTGCGCCCGGCCGACCGTGGGCGGCCGCCCATGGTGATCAGCGCGACCGTGCATTTACCTGCCGCGATCGCCTGCGCCGCATGGCTCACCTCCGCGACGTATGTGGAGCCGCCGAGGTCGGTCGAGTCGATGTGCCGGGCGGCGAGTCCGAGGTGATCGGCCATTGCGATCGGTCCGCCGGGAGCGTCACCGGAGCAGAAGTAGCCGTCGACGTCGGTGAGTTGCAGCCCCGCGTCGGTCAGAGCGCCGATCGCGGCCTCGACATGAATCTGCGCCGTCGAAGTATTCGGCAGGATACGGCCGGGATGCTCGTAGGCGCCGGCGATGAACGCCGCGCCTCGGATGGTCACCGTCCCGCCTCTGCATACCCGGATTCGTGGCCGCTCATGCTCGCGGCCCTCCGGCAACGTAGATGATCTGGCCGTTGATGTACCCGGCGTCCTCACTCGCGAGTAGTGCGATCGCGTTGGCAATATCGATCGGCTGAGCAACCCTGCGCATCGGATTCGCTTCCGCCACAGTCTTTTTGTAGGTCTCGAAGTCGCGCCCCTGCCGCTCGGCGGTTTGACGGATCATCGGCGTTTCGACGAAGCCGGGGGCAACGGAGTTGACCGTGATGCCGAACTGACCGAGTTCGATGGCGTGAGTCTTGGTCATTCCTTGCAGTCCGGCCTTCGCCGCCGAGTAATTCGTCTGCCCGCGATGGCCGAGTGCTGCGACGCTCGAGAGATTGACGATGCGGCCCCACCGGTTTTCCACCATCGAGGCCTGTGCCGCGCGGGTGAACAGAAAGGTGCCCTTCAGATGGGTATCGATGACTGTCGTCCAGTCGTCGTCACTCATCTTGAACAGCAGATTGTCCCGCAGCACCCCCGCGTTGTTGACGAGAACACCGATGGGGCCGAGTTCGCCGAGGGTGCGCTCGACTGCGGCGGTCACCTGTCCGGGATCGGAGACATCACAGCCGATGGCGATCGCCTTGCCACCTTCG comes from Rhodococcus oxybenzonivorans and encodes:
- a CDS encoding thiolase domain-containing protein, whose amino-acid sequence is MTIRGAAFIAGAYEHPGRILPNTSTAQIHVEAAIGALTDAGLQLTDVDGYFCSGDAPGGPIAMADHLGLAARHIDSTDLGGSTYVAEVSHAAQAIAAGKCTVALITMGGRPRSAGRRTPPSAGPAHPFEAPYGHSNPSSYALAARRHMHEFGTTAAQLAEVKVAAASHAQHNPSAFLQKPVTIEEVLGSPLVADPLRRMDCCVVTDGGGALVVVSPEVAAGLSRRTVKVLGAGEATKHTELGGIDLTHTGAVWSGPRAFAEAGVSHADIDYVSIYDSFTITVIMTLEDLGFCAKGYGGRFVTDGTLRSTGALPFNTDGGSLCNNHPANRGGMTRTIEAVRQLRGDATPVVQVPDCDIALVHGTGGWLGTRMGSATLILGQEDS
- the fabG gene encoding 3-oxoacyl-ACP reductase FabG translates to MVNLNGRVAIITGAAQGIGAATAQRLSTAGASVAVVDLAEDKAKSVAADIVAEGGKAIAIGCDVSDPGQVTAAVERTLGELGPIGVLVNNAGVLRDNLLFKMSDDDWTTVIDTHLKGTFLFTRAAQASMVENRWGRIVNLSSVAALGHRGQTNYSAAKAGLQGMTKTHAIELGQFGITVNSVAPGFVETPMIRQTAERQGRDFETYKKTVAEANPMRRVAQPIDIANAIALLASEDAGYINGQIIYVAGGPRA